In Sporosarcina psychrophila, a genomic segment contains:
- the ccsB gene encoding c-type cytochrome biogenesis protein CcsB, translating into MGLASLSANLLLVSFIAYLVATLFFGGAVKGAKSEASYKNNRWGKIAITITVIGFITHVGYFITRWIASGHAPVSNMFEFTTAFGMMLVGAFILLYYLYRTPSLGLFALPIAIIIIGYASMFPKEITPLIPALKSYWLTVHVITAALGESILAISAVAGLIYLLKNIDLTKKSKQRFWLEAVIFTLILVVGFVLSSSTFKLTGYEAHFTYIDKNEQAAKIEYNYPPLFGMSGYESLTPDAMTPWAEMPPIVNAKTLTTFVWSIASGIILYLILRLIFRRPIAALLQPFAKKANSQLMDEIGYRAVMIGFPIFTLGALIFAMIWAHEAWSRFWGWDPKEVWALITWLFYAAFLHVRLSRGWDGEKSAWLAVIGFVIIMFNLIAVNLIIAGLHSYA; encoded by the coding sequence ATGGGACTTGCATCGTTAAGCGCTAACTTGCTGTTAGTTTCATTTATCGCTTACCTCGTCGCGACGCTATTTTTTGGCGGCGCGGTGAAAGGCGCTAAATCTGAAGCATCTTATAAAAATAACCGTTGGGGAAAAATTGCGATTACCATCACGGTCATCGGATTCATTACCCATGTAGGTTACTTCATCACACGCTGGATTGCATCAGGTCACGCACCAGTAAGTAATATGTTCGAATTTACGACTGCCTTTGGGATGATGCTCGTTGGGGCATTCATTCTTCTGTATTACTTATATAGAACACCATCACTCGGCTTGTTTGCTTTGCCGATTGCGATTATTATTATCGGCTATGCAAGTATGTTCCCGAAGGAAATTACACCACTTATTCCAGCACTGAAAAGTTACTGGTTGACAGTTCATGTAATTACAGCTGCACTTGGTGAATCGATCCTCGCGATTAGTGCCGTAGCTGGGTTAATCTATTTATTGAAGAATATCGATTTGACGAAAAAGTCGAAACAGCGGTTCTGGCTAGAGGCGGTTATTTTCACGCTTATCTTAGTAGTCGGTTTCGTATTATCTTCGTCAACGTTTAAATTGACTGGCTATGAAGCACATTTCACTTATATTGATAAAAATGAACAAGCTGCTAAAATTGAGTACAATTATCCACCACTTTTCGGTATGTCTGGCTATGAATCGCTAACACCGGACGCGATGACGCCTTGGGCTGAAATGCCACCAATCGTCAATGCGAAGACGCTGACGACGTTCGTCTGGTCAATCGCAAGCGGAATCATTCTCTACTTGATTCTTAGACTCATTTTCCGTCGTCCAATTGCGGCATTGTTGCAGCCATTCGCTAAAAAAGCGAATTCGCAACTAATGGATGAAATTGGATACCGTGCGGTTATGATTGGTTTCCCTATCTTTACACTAGGTGCTCTCATTTTCGCAATGATCTGGGCTCACGAAGCGTGGTCAAGGTTCTGGGGATGGGATCCAAAAGAAGTATGGGCCCTTATCACATGGTTATTCTATGCTGCATTCCTTCACGTGCGTTTATCACGCGGTTGGGATGGCGAAAAATCGGCATGGCTTGCGGTTATCGGTTTCGTCATCATTATGTTTAACCTGATTGCCGTGAATTTGATCATCGCAGGGTTGCATTCATACGCTTAA
- the resB gene encoding cytochrome c biogenesis protein ResB, protein MSKIKCQCGHDNPFGTVLCERCGRPQTEEAKESKLVDMRYEGAARRSQTYKRSIIDKIWNFFSSVKIGISIIVAVLATAAIGTIFPQKLYVAASTEAEYAAYYERLYGLAGTIYYKLGFHDMYNSWWFITLVGMLGTSIIIASVDRVIPLYKSLKRQRTKRHPSFMKKQRVYGEGPSEDPEAALIKAEGKLKELRYNVKIEDGALLAEKNRFSRWGPYVNHLGLIIFLFGILLRGIPGFYVDETMWIREGETRSIPGAEGYYLESKNFIMENYTKEEADEVFGDALERVGMIAKNYQTDVALYQTPEGGLPGSDEMDFVKEYSIIVNKPLKFDGFNVFQMDFRLDELKSMTFQLTEKATESSLGEFTVDLTNPEREYELDNGARVILSDYYPDYDGIEDGEPKSKSPVPNNPAFIFKMVTPAKPDGEMSFVAIKQTLETEVNDYKVKFVSAETRDISGLTVRKDKTLYLLLLGGIIFMIGVSQGSYWNHRRIWIQKGPNGELLVAGHTNKNWFSLKKELDQVKDVANLPSYEDRQDKESILRDKEVDKV, encoded by the coding sequence ATGAGCAAAATCAAATGCCAGTGCGGTCATGATAATCCATTTGGCACAGTGCTTTGTGAGCGATGTGGTAGACCGCAGACTGAAGAAGCGAAAGAAAGCAAACTTGTCGACATGCGTTACGAAGGTGCGGCAAGAAGATCGCAGACATATAAACGGTCGATCATCGATAAAATATGGAATTTCTTTTCGAGTGTAAAAATTGGAATTAGTATTATCGTTGCCGTTCTCGCAACTGCTGCGATAGGCACTATTTTTCCGCAGAAACTGTATGTAGCCGCGTCAACTGAGGCGGAGTATGCGGCTTACTACGAACGGCTTTATGGATTGGCAGGCACGATTTATTACAAACTTGGTTTTCATGACATGTATAATAGCTGGTGGTTCATCACGTTGGTCGGGATGCTTGGAACTTCCATCATTATTGCCAGTGTCGACCGAGTTATACCGCTTTATAAATCATTGAAAAGGCAACGTACAAAACGCCATCCTTCATTCATGAAAAAACAACGAGTCTATGGTGAAGGACCGTCGGAAGACCCAGAAGCTGCACTTATAAAAGCTGAGGGGAAACTGAAGGAACTTCGTTACAATGTGAAAATCGAAGACGGAGCTTTGCTTGCAGAGAAAAACCGTTTTTCAAGATGGGGTCCGTACGTCAATCATTTAGGACTTATCATTTTTCTGTTTGGTATTCTACTGCGCGGTATCCCTGGGTTTTATGTTGATGAAACAATGTGGATTCGCGAAGGGGAAACACGCTCTATTCCAGGTGCAGAAGGTTATTATTTGGAAAGCAAAAATTTCATTATGGAAAACTACACGAAAGAGGAAGCTGATGAGGTATTCGGCGATGCGCTTGAACGTGTCGGCATGATTGCGAAAAACTATCAGACGGATGTCGCTCTATATCAGACACCTGAAGGCGGTCTTCCAGGATCTGATGAAATGGACTTCGTTAAAGAATACTCTATCATTGTTAATAAGCCATTGAAATTTGATGGATTCAACGTTTTCCAAATGGATTTTCGTTTAGATGAATTAAAATCGATGACATTCCAATTAACTGAAAAAGCTACGGAATCTTCACTTGGGGAGTTTACAGTCGATCTTACTAATCCGGAACGTGAATATGAACTTGATAATGGCGCGCGCGTTATTTTGAGCGATTATTATCCGGATTATGACGGGATTGAAGACGGAGAACCGAAATCGAAATCTCCAGTACCGAATAATCCAGCATTCATCTTTAAAATGGTGACCCCAGCCAAGCCGGACGGCGAGATGAGTTTCGTCGCCATCAAACAAACGCTTGAAACGGAAGTCAACGATTATAAGGTGAAATTCGTTAGTGCAGAAACCCGTGATATATCTGGGCTGACAGTACGCAAAGATAAAACATTATATCTCCTTTTACTAGGAGGAATTATCTTTATGATTGGTGTTTCGCAAGGATCTTATTGGAATCATCGACGAATCTGGATTCAAAAAGGACCTAATGGAGAGCTACTAGTTGCAGGACATACGAATAAAAACTGGTTCTCCTTGAAAAAAGAGTTAGATCAAGTGAAAGACGTTGCTAATTTACCGTCCTATGAAGACAGACAGGACAAGGAATCTATCTTGCGAGATAAGGAAGTGGACAAAGTATAA
- the resA gene encoding thiol-disulfide oxidoreductase ResA yields the protein MAKADQKKTRLIIRTIVLLLLVSAVVYTIASKDKVKVLAVGDKAPDFELVDLEGNKQRLSDYKGEGVFLNFWGTWCGPCKKEMPYMENQHKAFEEKGVNILAINIAESNLKVETFRDQYGLSFPIAIDKDKSVKEVYNIVPLPTTFLINKDGKIEQIITREMSENEIISLMESIQP from the coding sequence ATGGCTAAGGCGGATCAAAAGAAAACACGTCTTATTATAAGGACAATCGTCCTGTTACTTCTCGTCTCGGCAGTTGTCTATACAATCGCTTCAAAAGATAAAGTGAAGGTATTAGCAGTTGGAGATAAAGCACCCGATTTTGAGCTTGTCGATTTGGAAGGTAACAAACAACGACTTTCTGATTATAAAGGTGAGGGAGTTTTCTTGAATTTTTGGGGAACTTGGTGCGGACCATGTAAAAAAGAAATGCCATACATGGAAAATCAACATAAAGCATTCGAAGAAAAAGGTGTCAATATCCTTGCCATCAATATCGCAGAGTCTAATTTGAAGGTTGAAACGTTCAGAGACCAGTATGGCCTGTCTTTCCCAATCGCTATTGATAAAGATAAGAGCGTTAAGGAAGTCTATAATATAGTGCCACTTCCTACGACTTTCCTTATCAATAAAGACGGTAAAATCGAACAAATTATAACAAGGGAAATGTCTGAAAATGAGATAATTTCACTCATGGAAAGCATTCAACCCTAA
- a CDS encoding pseudouridine synthase has translation MERLQKVLAQAGVASRRKSETLIVAGKVKVNGVVVTELGTKVSSSDRVEVEGVQLVKETYVYFLLYKPRGIISTVDDEKGRKTVLDLFPQIEQRIFPVGRLDYDTSGVIIMTNDGDFSYLMTHPKFGIKKKYIAKVKGIPSREALRKLETGIDLEDGKTAPAHIKMQSVDKKTETALIEITIHEGRNRQVRRMFDAIGCPVQKLRRESFGNVTTHGMNAGEARELTKHEVKQLRVLAETGKIG, from the coding sequence ATGGAAAGATTACAGAAAGTGTTGGCACAAGCAGGCGTGGCATCACGTAGAAAATCAGAAACACTAATTGTTGCAGGAAAAGTGAAAGTGAACGGTGTCGTCGTAACAGAGCTTGGAACAAAGGTATCTAGTTCGGATCGTGTAGAAGTTGAAGGAGTTCAGCTTGTTAAAGAGACTTACGTCTATTTCTTATTATATAAACCAAGAGGAATCATTTCGACAGTGGATGACGAGAAAGGCAGGAAGACGGTGTTAGACCTATTCCCGCAAATCGAACAACGGATTTTTCCGGTTGGACGTCTAGACTATGATACATCCGGTGTTATTATCATGACGAATGATGGCGATTTCTCTTACTTAATGACACATCCGAAATTCGGTATTAAGAAAAAGTATATTGCAAAAGTAAAAGGAATCCCTAGTCGTGAAGCGTTGCGCAAACTTGAGACTGGAATTGACCTAGAAGACGGTAAAACTGCCCCTGCACATATAAAAATGCAGTCAGTAGATAAAAAAACTGAAACTGCGCTTATTGAGATTACAATACATGAAGGAAGAAATCGTCAAGTACGCCGTATGTTCGATGCAATTGGATGTCCGGTCCAAAAACTTCGCAGGGAATCATTTGGTAACGTAACAACTCACGGAATGAATGCTGGAGAAGCTCGGGAATTAACAAAACATGAAGTGAAACAGCTACGTGTACTCGCGGAAACAGGTAAAATAGGCTGA
- a CDS encoding D-alanyl-D-alanine carboxypeptidase family protein codes for MKRAIIVVLFFTLLVGGGLKEVAASGQAWAVIDADTGRLLEGHNENVRLPIASLTKIWTAFTFLESVTEPGDVIISPQAASAEGSSLYLPQGMKIEADALLTGLMLRSGNDAARALAEHAGGSMDGFVDLMNDKALLYGLNDTVFSNPSGLHDERHLSTAYETALMLHYAMENDQFRTIATTKNFSYQGEVQAYSWRNKHRLLHSESTAIAGKTGFTKAAGRTLATYFEKDGKNIIVVTLNDGDDWNTHKSLANNVFSSFKLVTVAKKGVYDILPGVEAELSKPIRLLLKKGEKSKLSNVIIIPRGKNEKSTGHWTVSLSNEPLITTEVLIKQ; via the coding sequence TTGAAACGGGCGATAATCGTTGTCCTATTTTTCACGTTACTAGTTGGCGGAGGTTTGAAAGAAGTCGCTGCGTCCGGCCAAGCATGGGCTGTTATTGACGCTGATACAGGCAGATTGTTGGAAGGTCATAATGAAAACGTTAGACTGCCGATAGCCAGTCTAACAAAAATCTGGACGGCTTTTACGTTCCTTGAAAGTGTTACAGAGCCCGGAGACGTCATAATTTCGCCACAAGCTGCTTCGGCCGAAGGTTCGTCCCTTTATTTACCGCAAGGGATGAAGATTGAAGCAGATGCCCTGCTAACTGGTCTAATGCTACGGTCAGGCAACGATGCAGCGCGTGCGTTAGCAGAACACGCGGGCGGTTCAATGGACGGCTTCGTGGACCTGATGAACGACAAGGCACTGTTGTATGGATTGAATGATACTGTCTTTTCGAATCCGTCAGGTCTGCATGATGAACGTCACTTGTCTACTGCATACGAAACAGCGCTCATGCTACATTATGCTATGGAAAATGACCAGTTTCGTACTATTGCTACCACAAAGAATTTTAGTTATCAGGGGGAGGTTCAAGCTTATAGCTGGCGTAACAAACACCGCCTCCTACATTCCGAATCGACTGCGATTGCAGGAAAGACTGGTTTTACAAAAGCCGCGGGCAGAACGCTTGCAACTTATTTCGAGAAAGATGGCAAAAACATCATCGTTGTCACTCTGAACGATGGTGACGACTGGAATACACATAAAAGTTTGGCCAATAACGTGTTTTCCTCATTCAAGTTGGTGACTGTCGCTAAAAAAGGGGTATATGATATTCTACCCGGTGTAGAAGCAGAACTGTCCAAGCCAATCCGTTTGTTATTGAAAAAAGGGGAGAAATCGAAACTATCAAATGTTATTATTATCCCCCGTGGAAAAAATGAAAAAAGTACAGGGCATTGGACCGTGTCACTCAGTAATGAGCCACTTATTACGACGGAAGTACTTATAAAACAATGA
- the scpB gene encoding SMC-Scp complex subunit ScpB, with protein MEFKDRLPGMIESFLFIVGDEGLTIKQLTSLAERKESEVTEAIDWLRMSYEERKESGIMLKQFGGAYRLVTKADFAEDIKRLLENPSPKSMTQASLEVLAIIAYRQPVTRVEIDDLRGVKSEGPINTLIAKGLIMEKGRSEGSGRAILFGTTDLFLDRFGLASLNGLPPLSQEEEGETVETDLFMTKFQEAFAMENDGGGSIS; from the coding sequence ATGGAATTTAAAGACCGTTTGCCTGGGATGATCGAAAGTTTTTTATTCATAGTAGGGGATGAAGGGTTAACGATTAAACAGTTAACATCTCTAGCTGAGCGTAAAGAATCAGAGGTTACTGAGGCAATTGACTGGCTACGTATGAGTTATGAAGAGCGCAAAGAGAGCGGCATTATGCTGAAGCAGTTTGGAGGGGCATATCGTCTTGTGACGAAAGCTGACTTCGCGGAAGATATAAAACGGTTGTTGGAAAATCCATCTCCGAAATCCATGACCCAGGCATCACTTGAAGTATTGGCAATTATCGCATATAGGCAACCTGTGACACGTGTTGAAATTGACGATCTTCGGGGTGTTAAATCCGAGGGACCTATCAATACGCTAATTGCCAAGGGACTCATAATGGAAAAAGGTCGATCGGAAGGAAGTGGACGAGCGATTCTCTTTGGCACAACAGACTTGTTCCTGGACCGTTTCGGTTTGGCATCACTAAATGGATTGCCACCCCTTTCGCAGGAAGAAGAAGGCGAGACAGTTGAAACAGACTTGTTCATGACAAAGTTCCAAGAAGCGTTTGCGATGGAAAATGATGGAGGAGGAAGCATTTCTTGA
- a CDS encoding segregation/condensation protein A, translating to MTYQVKLEAFEGPLDLLLHLINRLEIDIYDIPMAELTAQYIEHLQAMRVLQLDELSEYLVLAATLIEIKSKMLLPVHEGDEFDDDFDFDMEDDPRDELVARLIEYKKYKDAAISLKESADERSGHFTKPPEDLTEFGEIVASESDESLNVFDLIGAFQKMLNRKRLKAPMIASISKTEVSISEKMDEIMAILEKGGGKCDFYSLFDKGETTDLVVTFLSLLELMKRRDIIVNQEGNFDDLTVSYRREDE from the coding sequence ATGACATATCAAGTAAAATTAGAGGCTTTCGAAGGGCCACTAGATCTATTATTGCATTTAATCAACCGACTTGAAATTGATATATATGATATCCCGATGGCGGAACTGACAGCGCAGTACATAGAACACCTCCAAGCGATGCGAGTACTGCAATTAGATGAGTTAAGTGAATACCTCGTCCTCGCTGCGACGCTGATTGAAATTAAGAGCAAAATGCTTCTACCAGTCCACGAAGGAGATGAGTTTGATGACGACTTTGATTTTGACATGGAAGACGATCCACGTGACGAGTTAGTTGCGCGCCTGATTGAATACAAAAAATATAAAGATGCAGCAATTAGTCTGAAAGAGTCTGCAGATGAGCGATCCGGTCATTTTACCAAACCACCCGAAGATCTTACGGAGTTTGGTGAAATTGTGGCGAGTGAATCAGATGAAAGTTTGAACGTTTTCGATTTAATTGGCGCGTTTCAAAAGATGCTTAACAGAAAACGTTTGAAGGCACCTATGATAGCAAGTATATCTAAGACGGAAGTTTCTATCAGTGAAAAGATGGATGAAATTATGGCAATACTAGAAAAGGGCGGCGGGAAATGTGATTTCTACTCCTTATTCGACAAAGGCGAAACAACAGATCTTGTCGTAACTTTTTTATCGTTGCTTGAATTGATGAAACGGCGGGACATCATTGTCAATCAGGAAGGTAATTTTGACGATTTGACAGTATCGTACCGACGGGAGGATGAGTGA
- a CDS encoding DUF309 domain-containing protein, whose amino-acid sequence MHPYHHPLFVNFIVYFNGNQDYFECHEVLEEYWKSIPDSDKDHPLTAYILLATGMYHWRRGNKPGASRTLNKAMTKFPTFLANYPKYTEEIDFDQLVYDVTKAVNRLEQDLPFESFPITILSANVTDLASKLEQSMTLLPFGSDAVIHKHMLRDRSDILREREEKKKGRR is encoded by the coding sequence ATGCATCCGTATCATCATCCGCTATTCGTAAATTTTATTGTTTATTTCAATGGCAATCAAGACTATTTTGAATGCCACGAAGTACTGGAGGAGTATTGGAAGTCTATTCCTGACAGCGATAAAGATCACCCGTTGACAGCCTATATCCTCCTTGCGACAGGAATGTATCATTGGCGTAGAGGCAATAAACCAGGAGCATCCCGTACACTTAACAAAGCAATGACAAAGTTTCCGACTTTCCTTGCTAACTACCCTAAATACACGGAAGAAATTGATTTTGACCAATTAGTTTACGATGTTACAAAAGCAGTCAACCGTTTGGAGCAAGATCTGCCATTCGAATCGTTCCCCATCACTATCCTATCAGCTAACGTTACTGACCTGGCTAGTAAGTTGGAACAATCTATGACACTTCTACCATTCGGCAGTGATGCTGTCATTCATAAACATATGCTCAGAGACCGTAGTGATATTCTTCGGGAACGCGAAGAAAAGAAGAAGGGCAGACGTTAA
- a CDS encoding GNAT family N-acetyltransferase: MILLRYKKTYEKIAMGLLSYMPGDKTVKKLQEWIQRYETDDSWQLYLLKKDEDFIGLIGIELGEEDYTLQHLSVNPSFRGEGIGQEMVMKLQALFPDKTCIGTEETDLFIQKCKPKEEGSD, encoded by the coding sequence TTGATACTTTTGCGTTATAAGAAAACGTACGAAAAAATTGCGATGGGGCTGCTTTCTTATATGCCCGGCGATAAAACCGTCAAGAAATTGCAGGAATGGATTCAACGATATGAAACAGATGATAGTTGGCAACTATATCTTTTGAAAAAAGATGAGGACTTCATCGGTTTGATAGGCATCGAATTAGGGGAAGAAGACTACACTTTACAGCATCTCTCTGTCAATCCATCTTTCCGTGGTGAAGGAATTGGTCAAGAAATGGTCATGAAGCTGCAAGCGCTCTTCCCTGATAAAACATGTATTGGAACTGAAGAAACTGATTTATTCATACAGAAATGTAAGCCTAAAGAAGAAGGTTCAGACTAA